In Nitrosophilus labii, the following proteins share a genomic window:
- a CDS encoding Fur family transcriptional regulator → MQELDFSNLLKKYDLKATPQRVIFLRELQKAGHLSIEELESRVKSVIPTISTATIYKNINSMVQKGLLHEVKLPGIKTKYEITKNRHAHFFCESCQKVLDIEINTSCIYQEIDKEFSINEVNISIQGICKECMKDNKKVS, encoded by the coding sequence ATGCAAGAATTAGATTTTTCTAATCTACTAAAAAAGTATGATCTTAAAGCAACACCACAAAGAGTTATTTTTTTAAGAGAGTTGCAAAAGGCGGGACATTTGAGTATAGAAGAGCTAGAAAGTAGAGTTAAGAGCGTCATTCCTACTATATCTACCGCAACGATATATAAAAATATAAATTCGATGGTTCAAAAAGGTCTTTTACATGAAGTTAAACTTCCAGGAATAAAAACAAAATATGAGATTACAAAAAATAGACATGCTCATTTTTTTTGTGAAAGCTGTCAAAAAGTTTTAGATATTGAAATAAATACATCATGTATTTATCAAGAGATAGATAAAGAGTTTAGTATAAACGAGGTTAATATTTCTATTCAAGGAATATGCAAAGAGTGTATGAAAGATAATAAAAAAGTATCTTGA